Below is a genomic region from Palaemon carinicauda isolate YSFRI2023 unplaced genomic scaffold, ASM3689809v2 scaffold3561, whole genome shotgun sequence.
GATGTatgttatatagatatatgatataaatatatgatataaatatatatttgtatattttttcctgtcacgctcagtagcAATGCCAAACGTATGAGTAATTGGTCCCTCCCCGTTCCTCGGGAGAGGAGGGAGTTCTTTGGAAAGGGGAGGGGCGGGAAGAATTGAATCTGTGTTTGTatgtgcttatatgtatataaatatttagccatcaattttgacggCTCAAGTACACTAATGTTGAATAAAAATGGAGTATCACTTCATGTTTACATATGAAGTTTTACTGTGAATTTGTGACGAAAGATTATGATATACATTTTAACATCATTGGGGTATATTTTGATGTCGCCCTGAAACTACTATCTAGGTGATTTTATCAATACAATCAAGATGAATATGGACTGTATAGTTTTCCTTTGTAGATATTtgacttagtgtatatatatatatatatatatatatatatatatatatatgtatatatatatatatatatatatatatatatgtatatatgtgtatatatatatatatatatatatatatacacatatatacatatatatatatatatatatatatatatatatatatatatattatatatatatatatatatatatatatatatatatataatatatatatatatatatatatatatatatatatatatatatatatatatatatatatatatatatatatatatatatatatatatatatatatatactttatggctttataaatataataaaactatagTTATTTCATTTATAAAGTTGTATTCTTGTATTTGCGATGTTCGCGATCGCCCGCAAGGGTGCAAAGGTTCAGACCTGGCCCTGTTTTGCAATGCAGATGTCACTAGCTAATTCGAACAAGTTTTAAAAGACTTTGCttctttttttcaactttttaatgTGGTTAAGGTTAGGCTGCTGGTAGGGAGGAAGGAGTTTGGTGGGAAAATAAAGTTTTCAGCTGGATTAGAATTTTGTTCTCAAACGGATTCGTCTTTGCATATCGGTGAGTTTTGAAACGTTTGCAATATTGATTATGGTTCAAGTTTTTCGTTGATTATGATCAGGTAAAGCTTGGTCGGGAGGAACGCTAGGATTAGATAAAGCTTGGTGGAGAGGAACTCTAGGATTAGGTAAAGCTTGATCGAGAGGAACTCTAGGATTAGGTAAAGCTTGGTCGAGAGGAACGCTAGGATTAGGTAAAGCTTGATCGAGAGGAACTCTAGGATTAGGTAAAGCTTGGTCGAGAGGAACGCTAGGATTAGGTAAAGCTTGGTCGAGAGGAACGCTAGGATTAGGGAAAGCTTGGTCGAGAGGAACTCTAGGATTAGGTAAAGCTTGGTCGAGAGGAACTCTAGGATTAGGTAAAGCTTGATCGAGAGGAACTCTAGGATTAGGTAAAGCTTGGTCGAGAGGAACGCTAGGATTAAATAAAGCTTGATCGAGAGGAACTCTAGGATTAGGTAAAGCTTGGTCGAGAGGAACGCTAGGATTAAATAAAGCTTGATCGAGAGGAACTCTAGGATTAGGTAAAGCTTGGTCGAGAGGAACGCTAGGATTAGGTAAAGCTTAGTCGAAAGGAACATGAATCTAAAAGTTTTATGATGTATTGGAGGCGGTCAGTAGCCTTAGTCGGGTCTAGCTTTTTTTCTACTGCAACCTTTATTTAAAATCAGTATGTTTTTTAGCCTACTATATCTAATCATATCAATTTATATCGGTAAACTCTGAAATTATAAAGcctgttcatgaatgacagaggcaagggacagtgataatgcccgagagactgaccatacacacatatgaCCAGCATCCAAtcaccctctccgcccaagctaggaccagggtgtgccaggcaatggctgctgatgactcagcagttatacctataggctcccccaaacctccaatcttagctgacaaggatggtgaggttggagatactacaagaaactatcgagcttgaccgggTCTTGAACATGAGTCCGGCAGAACGCAGGGCAGGGATGTATCGAATATTGACGTTCTATTTATAATTTTGGAAGAAGCAAGTAGAGCAGACCCAATTGGTCTTATTTAGCTGACCTCCGTTCCCACTTTCATTTTTTCTATATTGCTGACCTGTACCATTAACTGAAGGGCGTCAAAGGCCCCCAACGCATGGCTGTATATCCCTTACTCTATAGATTCAATCCATCAAGTTATTGAAATGCTTGTTTCAGGTTTCGTAAGTTATCTAAATGCTTGTTTCAGGTTTGCATAAGTTATCTAAATGCTTGTTTCAGGTTTGCGTAAGTTATCTAAACGCTTGTTTCAGGTTTGCATAAGTTCTTTAAATACTTGTTTTGGGTTTGCATAAATTATTTAATGCTCGTTTCAGGTTTGCGTAAGTTATTTAAATGCTAGTGTCAGGTTTGCGTAAGTTATTTAAATGCTTGTTTCGGGTTTGCTTAAGTTATTTAAATACTAGTTTTAGGTTTGCGTAAGTTATTTAGATGCTAGTTTCAGGTTTGCCTAAGTTATTTAAATGCTAGTTTCAAGTTTACGTAAGGTATTTAAATGCTAGTTTCAGGATAGCGTAAGTTATTTAAATGCTTGTTTTAGGTTTGTGTAAGTTATTTAAATGCTTGTTTCTGTTTTGCGTAAGTTATTGAGAGGCCAGTTTCAGGTTTGCCTAAGATATTCAAATGCTAGTTTCAGGTTTGTGTAAGTTATGGAAATTTTAGATTCAGGTTTGCATAAGTTATCTAAATGCTAGTTTCAGGTTTGCTAAGTTATTTAAATGCCTGTTTAGGGTTTGCGTAAGTTACTTAAATACTTTTTTCGGATTGAAATGCTTGTATTGGGTTCGCGTAAATGATTTAAATGCTAGTTTCAGGTATGTGCAAGTAATTTAAATACTTGTTTTAGGTTTGCGTAAGTTATGTAAATGCTAGTTTCAGATTTCTGTAATTTGATTAAATGATTGTTTCTAGTTTGCATAAGTTATTTAAATAATTGTTTCAGTGTTGTGTAAGTTATTTAAATGCTTGTTGCAGGTGTGCCTAAGTTATTTAAATGTTTATGTTGTGTTTGCGTAAGTTATTTAAATGCTTGTTTCTGGTTTGCGTAAGTTATTTAAATATTAGTTTTGGATTTGCATAATTTTACTGTATTTAAATGCTGGTTTCGGGTTTGCGTAAGTTATTTAAATACCTGTTTCGCGTTTGCGTAAGTTGTTTAAATGCTTGTTTCGCGTTTTCGTCAAGGAACTATTATCGATAGTGACGtaaatgctcattttttttttttttcatttctcctttgTCGTGTATCAGCTTCCAATTTTAACGACACCTTAAAGGGCTCTTTTATTACAACATATTTGGCGTACATCGAGGTTTAAACTTTCATGTCTTCACAAAGATTAAACTCTGACGTTAATGGTTGATACgttagggaatctctctctctctccctccctctctctctctctctctctctctctctctctccctctctctctctctctctctctctctctctctctcaaaaagaatgTTCTACCTCTCACTTAACCTCCACTGCCAACATTTCTGTTAATGAGAAGatgcaagtgctctctctctctctctctctctctctctctctctctctctctctctctctctctctcttttccattacACATCAGACTGAACCATTTCATTATGTAATATGTTGATGCAAAGAACCAGAAGAGCTAACATTAATTAAACAACCAGGAATGctttagtatttctctctctctctctctctctctctctctctctctctctctctctctctctctctctctcgtgtgccatCACTTCCGTTACACATCACACTGAACCGTTTGATTATGTAATATTTTGACGCAAAACACCAGAAGAGCTAACATTAATTAAACAACCAGGAAggttttaatatttctctctctctctctctctctctctctctctctctctctctctctctctctctctctcctctctctctctctctctctctctttctgtgtgtgtgttgtgcCATTTGATAATGATATGGTGAGATTGACACTGAAAAaactaaatctttattttttttttattctggtggcGATGCCCTCTCCCTAAAGATATGGGCTTTTATAACACATGGGTATTGTATGaatcttattcattattatttttttctccttttttttattggAACTATGATTGATATCAACACAATtgccatttatttaatttatttcaatgTCAATTGCAGCGTTCCACTTTTGGATTTAATCTTCGGTATTAATAATCTGACTGTAGGGGAGGTAATTATTTCGATGCAAAACTCTGAAAATGAAAGTAACATTAACTTATTTATGTCTCtctttaaaagtaatatttttttctcgTGATATTATGCTACGCTTgtcaaattttgaaatttttactgTCCCGTGTATTATGTTTCttttataagtaatattttttctcttcattaactACAAGTTTTTTGCCAGTCTTCTCAGCAGAAAGGTATTTAACATTAAGCTATTCAACAGAGGCTGTTAGTGAAGCTATATATCTTTGACGCATTCATTTTTCATCATTGGCCATTTCTGTACAATTTTGATCACATTCATTCCTAGCCTTTTTTAACGGCCTCTCTTCTTTAACTACAAGTCTTATTCCAGTCTTCTCAACAGAAACTATTGATGAAGTTGTAAATCTCTGACCATTTTTATACAATTTTCGATGACATTCATTCCCAGCCTTTTTACGGCCTCTCTTCTTTAACTACTAGTATTTTTCCAGTCTTCTCAACAGAAAGCTATTTAGCAGAAACTATTGATGAAGTTGTAAATCTCTGACTATTTCTATACAATTTTCTATCACGCTTTCATTCCTAGCCTTTTTGCGGCCTCTCTTCTTTAACTAAAAGTCTTTTTCCAGTCTTCTCAACAGAAAGCTATTTAGCAGAAAGCTATTAATGGAGTTGTAGATAGTGACTCAGCCCGGTGGGATTGAAAGCTTTCACGTTGAATGTTATTCACCGGCTCAAGTCTGTTCGACCCTCTCCGACGGTCTCTTAAATGATATTCCGAAGATTTGGAAGTTGTTTCTTTCACGTCATTCAGAATCTGAGGATTTGGCGGGTAAATAGAGGAATTTCTGGGAAGGGTCGCTTCGCGGTCATAATGGCGCCTTCAAGAAAGCCAGTTTCCTTTACATGTTACGAGCGATTCCAATCAGATCAGCGTCTCTGCGTAtttgtgagacatcagtctcagttttggagtttcttttttttttaacatttcaggTATTCTTTTGATTAGgggtctttccatagctctttgagttgtaactagcatatgttctaagagttttgtaaggctccaactttctgctgcataatttaatactggtaaggccatctcattaaatatttttctttttcgagaaagtggcattttgctttCCATAATTTCATCCCGTTTACCGAATTTTCTCCATTCCATGtttgtccttcttttaattttggtctcgtgtcctggcgaaacacttaatgcctgtcttaagtatgtatattcaatgacaatctctagaggctcatccataactctttatttgttctCTTTCAGCATTTTTATGCATTTTTatgcattatcttagttttactcatattcattttcagttctatacgcacacacacacacacacacacacacacacacatatatatatatatatatatatatatatatatatatatatatatatatatatatatacatatacatataaatataaatatatatagtatatatatatataaatataaatataaataaatatatatatatatatatatatatatatatatatatatatatatatatatatatatatatatatttcaaataagccatatatatttatacatcaatgtctgaattatcttatcgacctcaggatcagagccccaaggcggaaccactcaaagacaatagcttctgaccggccgggaatcaaaccctgatgCAGGAAACTTAGCTAAATGCTATCGTCACTGTAATTGAAGTtgcctggaccagggtttgattcctggccggtcagaagctattgtcttttgagtggttccgcctttgggcttctgatcccgaggtcgataagaaaatccagacattagtgtattaatatgtatggcttatttgaatgtgaaaaacacgtctaaatgttaaaaatctcttatatatatatatatatatatatatatatatatatatatatatatatatatatatatatatatatatatatatatattatatatatatatatatatatatatatatgtatatatatatatatatatatatatatatatatatatatgtatatatatacatatatatatatatatatatatatatatatatatatatatatatatatacatacatatatatatatatatatatatatatatatatatatatatatgtatgtatatatatatatatatatatgtatatatatatatgtatatatatatatatatatatatatatatatatatatatatatatatatatatatatatatatatatatatacacgtacactattGTGTCCATTCTTAATACATACATTAGGGTTTCATGAcctttgaagaaaaaaattctatCTAACCTGTAAACTTTATACTCTTCTTGAACGATATACCATTGCACCACTATGCTTCCATAAACTACTGAAAGTTTTCCCCTCATTCGTGGTGGatattgaggttttttttttttatattgaatcttTGCCTCTGTGACCCTTTCTcccttttggattttttttattccatccggGGAATttgcaaactttttatttttaaacgATGGGTGACATGTCACATTTCTGGTTGTGTCGTTTTGGGCAAAATGTACCGATTGGATGTCAGAAAAAGTGGGTTCAAACTTGAGAATAATATTAAATTCACGTTTGGttttatctatgtgtgtatatatatatatatatatatatatatatatatatatatatatatatatatatatatatatacagtgcatatatatacatgtatacacatacatacttatattttcatttatacacaTCAAAATATGGCTAAATgagatgataaatataataatgaaattaaaaatacatttattaaatATTAGTAAATGAGAGCCATTAACCACCGACATTTTGTAGCAACGTCCAAATGGCTGGGCATTTCATTGCGGCAAGTAATCCTCTTAATTTGAAAGTAAATGATTTCGTTCCAGCAGCTTAAGTTCCCTAAATCCTAATTAGGCATTGCACAGTCACCTCCTCTCGACTCCCCAGGGGACGGCTTTGGTTTGAAAGGTAAGAGTGCTGAGGGAGGCGTAGATGCATTTTGATTGGTGGAGATATAGGGGTCTCTATTTGGATTTAACTTCTGATTTGGCTGCGTTGTTCCACTTGGTGGTGAAGTGTTATGTATCTTTTAACGTCTAATTCTTCTGCGTTGCTGTGCTCGGTGGTgaagttttatgtattttataactTCTAATTCGGCTGTGTTGCTCCGCTTGCTGGTGAAGTGTTATGTATTTTATAACTTCTAATTCTTGTGCATTTCTCCGTTTGGTGGTGAAGTGTTATGTATTTTATAACGTCTAATTCT
It encodes:
- the LOC137636685 gene encoding snake venom metalloprotease inhibitor 02A10-like — translated: MRGKLSVVYGSIVVQWYIVQEEYKVYSVPLDQALPNPRVPLDQALFNPSVPLDQALPNPRVPLDQALFNPSVPLDQALPNPRVPLDQALPNPRVPLDQALPNPRVPLDQAFPNPSVPLDQALPNPSVPLDQALPNPRVPLDQALPNPSVPLDQALPNPRVPLDQALPNPRVPLHQALSNPSVPPDQALPDHNQRKT